GGATTACATTTCTACATTAAGTGGAGGCCAAGGTGTATTCCGGGAAGTAGGGGACATCATCCTTGATGCCAAAGGACTCCTTTCCGGTATTATCTCAAAGTATGCTAATCCCTGATTTATTGACTTTTTCATGGCGATTGTAAAATCCCTAATGGATATTGTCTAATAAATGCCTTTGAATATTGGCATCTTAAAATAAATTTTTAAAATTTCAGTATTGAACCAATCCAGTAGTCATGAAGTTCCTTTTATTTGTATTTGTTAGTTTTATTTCATTTTTTGTCCAAGCCCAGCAAGAAACAGAGGAAAATGGGATTGATTTTTTGATCAGGAACCAGCTTGAAATGGATGACCCCACTTTAAGGAAAAGGGTTGGAGGAACAGTTTTGTTCAGTTCTGTGGTCATTCAGAAATTCTACCAGGAAAGAGAATTTCATCCGGCATGGCTGGAAAGTAAGAAGCTTACAGAGAGGGCCTACGAGATGCGTTATGAGATCCAGCAATCCAAATTTGACGGATTGAACCCCTATGATTATCATTTGGATAGGATCAATTATTTTTTTGATAGGATAGAGAAAAGCAGAAATGGTGGTCAGGCCATCACCAATCAGGAATTTGCAAACATCGATTTGTTACTGACCGATGCATACATCATGCTTTCCTCCCATCTGTATTTGGGCAAAGTTGATCCTGAAAACCTGAAAACTGCATGGAATATCCAAAGGACGGCCCCTGAATTAAAAATCGATCAAAGATTGGGGAAAGCCCTGCAAGAAGGTAGTATCAGAAAAAGTCTGGAAGAGCTATATCCCTCTTTTACAGTATATAAAAGAATGAGGGACGGTCTCAGGGAATTGTTCGATTATCAAGAAAAGTATGCCCAAGATCCAAGCAGGCCTTGGAAAGCTTTGAAATTAGATAAATCCATTAAACCAGGGGATACCCATAATCTCATTCCGGATGTAAGAAGCAGGCTTCTTTTTTGGGGATTTTTGGAAACCTATGGGGTTGAAAATGAGCGGGTGTACGACTCGGTCATGGTCGCAGGGGTAAAAAAGCTTCAGTACCGTCACGGAATGGAACAGGATGGGGTGATAGGTCAG
This Cecembia calidifontis DNA region includes the following protein-coding sequences:
- a CDS encoding L,D-transpeptidase family protein; protein product: MKFLLFVFVSFISFFVQAQQETEENGIDFLIRNQLEMDDPTLRKRVGGTVLFSSVVIQKFYQEREFHPAWLESKKLTERAYEMRYEIQQSKFDGLNPYDYHLDRINYFFDRIEKSRNGGQAITNQEFANIDLLLTDAYIMLSSHLYLGKVDPENLKTAWNIQRTAPELKIDQRLGKALQEGSIRKSLEELYPSFTVYKRMRDGLRELFDYQEKYAQDPSRPWKALKLDKSIKPGDTHNLIPDVRSRLLFWGFLETYGVENERVYDSVMVAGVKKLQYRHGMEQDGVIGQGTIQAINQTPENLIATASVNMERLRWLPDSLKENELILVNTANFQLDFISRRDTLLSSKVIVGKSIHSTPQFSAMMSYIVFSPTWTVPNSIARNEIIPAVKRNHNYLKQNNMKILTASGVEVPSSSIDWAKVNPRTFPYIIRQEPGENNALGLVKFMFPNKHSVYIHDTPARSLFDREDRALSHGCIRIQKPFEFAKLLLSFDPSWTDEKIRENMHLPKEKIVMLDRKIPVVVLYLTYWANNKGDYFFRRDIYSRDAEIYKSLREGRISKSGV